Proteins encoded by one window of Massilia sp. NR 4-1:
- the pepA gene encoding flocculation-associated PEP-CTERM protein PepA, translating into MQALTKRIRVLAAHALVAAGALAAFDAAAAPVFTVNPNANGGVLTNNGGSFQATAINGFSSNRIVNTSGTNYTADGYIVFNGFSLNSVPVSTSLSRINLDYGLYATFTQTFNCSGILAPGVKCQPTSLTLDLYGDPGNDNSYQVASVAADPTVTKIGAQVLLASANVVYEGEGGLSEQGGAYQNVNMNWLMTAEGKNYFAAPIPFYSASFAAFNNTSQGLTCDVANCNGAKIVAITSEAGILDFNGKRVPEPGALALLGIGLMGLIAARRKSLI; encoded by the coding sequence ATGCAAGCCCTCACCAAACGAATCCGCGTCCTGGCCGCGCATGCACTGGTCGCCGCCGGCGCCCTGGCAGCCTTCGACGCAGCGGCCGCCCCGGTCTTCACCGTCAACCCCAATGCCAACGGCGGCGTCCTGACCAATAACGGCGGCTCCTTCCAGGCCACGGCGATCAACGGCTTCTCTTCGAACCGTATCGTCAACACCAGCGGCACCAATTACACCGCTGACGGCTACATCGTCTTCAACGGCTTCTCGCTGAACAGCGTGCCGGTGTCGACCTCGCTGAGCCGCATTAACCTGGACTACGGCCTGTACGCCACCTTCACCCAAACCTTCAACTGCTCCGGCATTCTGGCCCCGGGCGTGAAGTGCCAACCGACCTCGCTGACGCTGGACCTGTACGGCGATCCAGGCAACGACAACAGCTATCAGGTGGCGTCCGTGGCGGCCGATCCGACCGTGACCAAGATCGGCGCCCAGGTGCTGCTAGCCTCGGCCAATGTGGTGTATGAAGGCGAAGGCGGCCTGAGCGAGCAAGGCGGCGCCTACCAGAACGTGAACATGAACTGGCTGATGACGGCCGAAGGCAAAAACTACTTCGCCGCGCCGATCCCCTTCTACTCGGCTTCCTTCGCAGCCTTCAACAACACCTCGCAGGGCCTGACCTGCGACGTGGCCAATTGCAACGGCGCCAAAATCGTCGCCATCACGTCCGAAGCCGGCATCCTGGACTTCAACGGCAAACGCGTGCCGGAACCAGGCGCCCTGGCCCTGCTGGGCATCGGCCTGATGGGTCTGATCGCCGCCCGCCGCAAAAGCCTGATCTGA
- the pepA gene encoding flocculation-associated PEP-CTERM protein PepA yields MMPISSKRIHVLATAVLLAAATSAAAAPVFTVNPGKNNGLLSKAGKAFEASALNGFSSNRIAHTGQGNHYTSDGYIVFNGFSLNSMPVSTALSRVNLDYGLYATFHQSFNCDGLLAPGVRCQPTALTLDLYADPDNDNSYTVATLASAARVGTKGAQILLASANAMLAGVAGLDSMGGAFENVSMSWLLSAAGKEYFAGSQPFYRMANAAFNNTAQGLQCDTARCKGARVVAITSETGILDFQQKVPEPGGLALLGIGLMGMGLVRRRFSAIAGGS; encoded by the coding sequence ATGATGCCGATCTCATCCAAACGCATCCACGTCCTGGCCACGGCCGTCCTGCTGGCGGCAGCCACCAGCGCTGCCGCCGCACCGGTCTTCACCGTCAACCCCGGCAAGAATAACGGCCTGCTGAGCAAGGCCGGCAAGGCCTTCGAGGCCAGCGCCCTGAACGGTTTTTCCTCCAACCGCATTGCGCATACGGGCCAGGGCAACCACTACACCTCGGACGGCTATATCGTCTTCAACGGCTTTTCGCTCAACAGCATGCCGGTCTCGACCGCGCTAAGCCGGGTCAATCTGGACTATGGCCTGTACGCCACCTTCCACCAAAGCTTCAACTGCGACGGCCTGCTGGCGCCGGGCGTACGCTGCCAGCCGACCGCGCTGACCCTGGACCTGTACGCCGACCCGGACAACGACAACAGCTATACGGTCGCCACGCTGGCGTCCGCCGCCCGCGTCGGCACCAAGGGCGCGCAGATTCTGCTGGCCTCGGCCAACGCCATGCTGGCCGGCGTGGCGGGACTGGACAGCATGGGCGGGGCGTTCGAGAACGTGTCGATGAGCTGGCTGCTGAGCGCGGCCGGCAAGGAGTATTTCGCGGGCAGCCAACCGTTCTATCGGATGGCCAACGCCGCCTTCAACAATACGGCGCAAGGCCTGCAATGCGATACGGCCAGGTGCAAGGGCGCGCGCGTGGTCGCGATTACCTCGGAAACGGGGATTCTGGACTTCCAGCAGAAAGTGCCGGAGCCGGGCGGGCTGGCCTTGCTGGGCATCGGCCTGATGGGGATGGGACTGGTGCGGCGCCGTTTCAGCGCGATTGCAGGCGGCTCATGA
- a CDS encoding serine hydrolase yields MLQKTRLAALLLLALGAGAQALAAAPEPSAVSTAAAAPAFDLDADVNLALKTFDVPGIAIAIVKDGKVVAAKGFGVRQLGDAAPVTGKTLFEIASNSKAFTAAGLAMLVDDGKLKWDDPVTQHLPGFQMSDAYVSSAITVRDLLTHRSGLGLGAGDLLWWPTTTFSTDEIIERLRHVKLATSFRNSYAYDNLLYIVAGKIIADKAGKSWGEAMQERILNPLGMTATTTSVEAMLKSPDHSAPHSKINGKIAVVKPMQVANAVGAVGINTNAEDIAKWMTALLNEGKLDGEKRLFSAAQAREMWTAQTPMKIAEPKPALAATKPNFNAYGLGFNLRDYRGRKIAMHGGALQGFYSRVLLVPEEKLGVAIFTNAENGASMTALQWRILDHYMGAAPSDWIKIYARQEAESHKEELDKQKKAVAARAARSQPSLALAAYNGAYQDAWYGTVTIRQDGKKQLLSFDRTPDLVGELEHFQHDTFIVRWKERNFNADAYVSFALNPDGSIERMKMAPVSTETDFSYDFADLAFTPVKDGKTK; encoded by the coding sequence ATGCTGCAGAAAACCCGTCTCGCCGCCCTGCTGCTGCTGGCCCTGGGCGCCGGCGCCCAGGCGCTGGCCGCCGCGCCCGAACCTTCGGCCGTCAGCACGGCCGCCGCCGCGCCCGCCTTCGACCTGGATGCCGACGTCAACCTCGCCCTGAAAACCTTCGACGTGCCCGGCATCGCGATTGCCATCGTCAAGGACGGCAAGGTGGTGGCGGCCAAGGGCTTTGGCGTGCGCCAGCTGGGCGACGCCGCCCCCGTCACCGGCAAGACCCTGTTCGAGATCGCCTCCAATTCCAAGGCCTTCACCGCCGCCGGCCTGGCCATGCTGGTCGACGACGGCAAGCTGAAATGGGACGATCCCGTCACCCAGCACCTGCCCGGCTTCCAGATGAGCGATGCCTACGTCAGCAGCGCCATCACCGTGCGCGACCTGCTGACCCACCGCAGCGGCCTCGGTCTGGGCGCGGGCGACCTGCTGTGGTGGCCCACCACCACCTTCAGCACCGATGAAATCATCGAGCGCCTGCGCCATGTGAAGCTGGCCACCAGCTTCCGCAACAGCTATGCCTACGACAACCTGCTCTACATCGTGGCCGGCAAGATCATCGCCGACAAGGCCGGCAAGAGCTGGGGCGAGGCGATGCAGGAGCGCATCCTCAATCCGCTCGGCATGACGGCCACCACCACCAGCGTCGAGGCCATGCTGAAGTCGCCCGACCACTCGGCGCCGCACAGCAAGATCAATGGCAAGATCGCGGTGGTGAAGCCGATGCAGGTGGCGAACGCGGTGGGCGCGGTCGGCATCAACACCAATGCCGAAGACATCGCCAAATGGATGACGGCCTTGCTCAACGAGGGCAAGCTCGATGGCGAAAAACGCCTGTTCAGCGCGGCCCAGGCGCGCGAAATGTGGACGGCGCAAACGCCGATGAAGATCGCCGAGCCGAAGCCGGCGCTGGCCGCCACCAAGCCCAATTTCAACGCCTATGGCCTGGGCTTCAACCTGCGCGACTACCGTGGCCGCAAGATCGCCATGCACGGCGGCGCGCTGCAGGGCTTCTATTCGCGCGTGCTGCTGGTGCCGGAAGAGAAGCTGGGCGTGGCCATCTTCACCAACGCCGAGAACGGCGCTTCGATGACGGCCCTGCAATGGCGCATCCTCGACCACTATATGGGCGCGGCGCCGAGCGACTGGATCAAGATCTACGCGCGGCAGGAGGCGGAGAGCCACAAGGAAGAGCTGGACAAGCAGAAGAAGGCCGTCGCCGCGCGCGCCGCCAGGTCGCAGCCTTCGCTGGCCCTGGCCGCTTATAACGGCGCCTACCAGGATGCCTGGTATGGCACTGTCACCATCCGCCAGGACGGCAAGAAGCAGCTGCTCAGCTTCGACCGCACGCCCGACCTGGTCGGTGAGCTGGAGCACTTCCAGCACGACACCTTCATCGTGCGCTGGAAAGAGCGCAACTTCAACGCCGACGCCTATGTGAGCTTCGCCCTGAATCCGGACGGCAGCATCGAGCGCATGAAGATGGCGCCGGTCTCCACGGAAACCGACTTCAGCTATGACTTCGCCGACCTGGCCTTCACGCCCGTGAAAGACGGCAAGACGAAATAA
- a CDS encoding M1 family metallopeptidase translates to MPLQPALRLLTGALLIQTAFAAHAQDPLSYARYDQVRTSDLHLDLKADFARKTLSGYAELTLNWLDKSARNLALDTRELKIARVQVLSAGGRWAAASYMLDKPDAEKGRALRIALAGQPEKVRIYYSTAPSASALQWLTPQQTMSGKRPFMFSQSQSINARSWAPVQDTPAVRFTYSARIAAPSGLRVVMSAENDPQATGVGGWNFRMPQPVPAYLLAIAIGEIDVRSVGPRSSVYAEPARIDAAAYELADTEKMIAAAESLYGQYRWGRYDMLVLPPSFPIGGMENPRLTFLTPTMIAGDRSLNDLIAHELAHSWSGNLVTNASWKHWWLNEGFTTYVTSRIVESLYGADVAQMNLQLEQEELFASLKDIPVAKQALLTRDADVNPATYTDEGLAYPKGAWLLHTLEQRAGREVFDPFLRGWFDQHAFQSATTEQFLAYLRKNLLEKRPDIMGENELAEWLYGPAVPATAQRAVSPRLAALDAQRDAWLKGESATKDLSTKAWNATEWMHFLNDIDGKASAAQLKELDEAFALRGSRNNEIAFRFYLASVKAGYDVREPLNAFLMSVGRQKFVVPLYSALLKNEKDQAWAKGVYAKARPRYHPETQSSVDKLMKKSV, encoded by the coding sequence ATGCCTTTACAACCCGCCCTGCGCCTGCTGACCGGCGCGCTGCTGATCCAGACCGCCTTTGCCGCCCACGCGCAAGATCCCCTCAGCTACGCGCGCTACGACCAGGTGCGCACCAGCGACCTGCACCTGGACCTGAAAGCCGATTTCGCGCGCAAGACCTTGAGCGGCTACGCCGAGCTGACCCTGAACTGGCTGGATAAGTCGGCGCGCAATCTGGCGCTCGATACGCGCGAGCTGAAGATCGCGCGGGTGCAGGTGCTGAGCGCGGGCGGCCGCTGGGCCGCCGCTTCCTATATGCTGGACAAGCCCGATGCCGAGAAGGGCCGCGCCCTGCGCATCGCCCTGGCCGGCCAGCCCGAAAAAGTGCGCATCTATTACAGCACCGCGCCCAGCGCCAGCGCGCTGCAGTGGCTGACGCCGCAGCAGACCATGTCGGGCAAGCGTCCCTTCATGTTCAGCCAGTCGCAGTCGATCAACGCCCGTTCCTGGGCGCCGGTGCAGGACACGCCGGCCGTGCGCTTCACCTATAGCGCGCGCATCGCCGCGCCGTCCGGCCTGCGCGTGGTGATGAGCGCCGAGAACGATCCGCAAGCCACCGGCGTGGGCGGCTGGAATTTCCGCATGCCGCAGCCGGTGCCGGCCTATCTGCTGGCCATCGCCATCGGCGAGATCGACGTGCGCAGCGTCGGCCCGCGCTCCTCCGTGTACGCCGAGCCGGCGCGCATCGACGCGGCCGCCTACGAGCTGGCCGACACCGAGAAGATGATCGCCGCCGCCGAATCGCTGTACGGCCAATACCGCTGGGGGCGCTACGATATGCTGGTGCTGCCGCCATCCTTCCCCATCGGCGGCATGGAAAACCCGCGCCTGACCTTCCTCACCCCGACCATGATCGCGGGCGACCGCAGCCTGAACGACCTGATTGCGCACGAGCTGGCCCACTCCTGGTCCGGCAACCTGGTGACCAACGCCTCCTGGAAGCACTGGTGGCTGAACGAGGGCTTCACCACCTATGTCACCAGCCGCATCGTGGAAAGCCTGTACGGCGCCGACGTGGCGCAGATGAACCTGCAGCTGGAGCAGGAAGAGCTGTTTGCCTCGCTCAAGGACATCCCCGTCGCCAAGCAAGCCTTGCTGACGCGCGACGCCGACGTCAACCCGGCCACCTATACCGATGAAGGCTTGGCCTATCCGAAAGGCGCCTGGTTGCTGCACACGCTGGAGCAGCGCGCCGGCCGCGAGGTCTTCGATCCCTTCCTGCGCGGCTGGTTCGACCAGCATGCCTTCCAGTCGGCCACCACCGAGCAGTTCCTGGCCTATTTGCGCAAGAACCTGCTGGAAAAGCGTCCCGACATCATGGGCGAAAACGAGCTGGCCGAATGGCTGTACGGCCCCGCCGTGCCGGCCACCGCGCAACGCGCCGTGTCGCCGCGCCTGGCCGCGCTTGACGCCCAGCGCGACGCCTGGCTGAAAGGCGAGAGCGCCACCAAGGACTTGAGCACCAAGGCCTGGAACGCCACCGAGTGGATGCACTTCCTGAACGATATCGACGGCAAGGCCAGCGCCGCCCAGCTCAAGGAGCTGGACGAAGCGTTCGCCTTGCGCGGCAGCCGCAATAACGAAATCGCCTTCCGCTTCTATCTGGCGTCGGTCAAGGCCGGCTACGATGTGCGCGAGCCGCTCAACGCCTTCCTCATGAGCGTGGGCCGCCAGAAATTCGTGGTGCCGCTCTACAGCGCCCTGCTCAAGAACGAAAAGGACCAGGCCTGGGCCAAGGGCGTATACGCCAAAGCGCGGCCGCGCTACCACCCCGAGACCCAGTCCTCGGTGGACAAGCTGATGAAGAAATCGGTATAA
- a CDS encoding TMEM165/GDT1 family protein, which yields MEAFLISSGIVALAEIGDKTQLLAFCLAAQFRRPLPIVAGIFVATIANHAFAAAVGSWLTGLFGPDVLRWILGLSFLAMAAWILVPDKIDEDEQPNARYGVFAATVLAFFLAEMGDKTQIATVALAARFDSMLAVVAGTTFGMMLANVPAVYLGKKAATAVPLKLVHGIAALIFALLGLVTLLGAGSRFGF from the coding sequence ATGGAAGCCTTCCTTATTTCGAGCGGCATCGTCGCTCTCGCCGAAATCGGCGACAAAACCCAGCTGCTGGCCTTCTGCCTGGCCGCCCAGTTCCGCCGCCCCCTGCCCATCGTGGCCGGGATTTTCGTCGCCACCATCGCCAACCACGCGTTTGCCGCCGCCGTCGGCAGCTGGCTCACCGGCCTGTTCGGGCCGGACGTGCTGCGCTGGATACTCGGCCTGTCCTTCCTCGCCATGGCGGCCTGGATCCTGGTGCCCGACAAGATCGACGAGGACGAACAGCCCAATGCGCGCTATGGCGTGTTTGCCGCCACGGTGCTGGCCTTCTTCCTGGCCGAAATGGGCGACAAGACCCAGATCGCCACGGTGGCGCTGGCGGCCCGTTTCGACAGCATGCTGGCCGTGGTGGCCGGCACCACCTTCGGCATGATGCTGGCCAACGTACCGGCCGTCTATCTGGGCAAAAAAGCCGCCACCGCCGTGCCGCTGAAACTGGTGCACGGCATCGCCGCGCTGATCTTCGCCCTGCTCGGCCTGGTCACGCTGCTGGGCGCCGGCAGCCGCTTCGGCTTCTAA